From Synechococcus sp. A10-1-5-1, a single genomic window includes:
- the ubiE gene encoding bifunctional demethylmenaquinone methyltransferase/2-methoxy-6-polyprenyl-1,4-benzoquinol methylase UbiE produces the protein MPPSPEPSASIPPGNPEAVRQLFDRIAPEYDRLNDLLSLGLHRLWKRQAVAWLQPVPGQRLLDLCCGTGDLALLLAEKVRPAGLVLGLDAAAAPLEQARRRASRCPWLPLEFRQADAQATELADGWADGAVMAYGLRNLADPAAGLQELRRLLRPGGRAAVLDFNRALDPQGLTAQFQRFYLRQLVVPLAKRAGLEAQYAYLEDSLARFPTGPQQEELAREAGFSQAQHQLLAGGQMGLLQLIA, from the coding sequence ATGCCGCCGAGCCCTGAGCCCTCTGCCTCGATTCCGCCCGGGAATCCCGAGGCGGTTCGTCAGCTGTTCGATCGGATTGCGCCGGAATACGACCGATTGAACGATCTCCTCAGCCTGGGTCTCCATCGTTTGTGGAAAAGGCAAGCCGTGGCTTGGCTCCAACCGGTACCAGGGCAGAGGCTGCTGGACCTGTGTTGCGGAACGGGCGATCTGGCGCTCCTTCTGGCTGAGAAGGTCAGGCCCGCTGGGTTGGTTTTGGGTCTCGACGCCGCAGCAGCCCCCTTGGAGCAGGCGCGCCGGCGGGCCTCCCGCTGCCCCTGGTTGCCGCTGGAATTTCGTCAGGCCGATGCCCAGGCCACGGAGCTGGCCGATGGCTGGGCGGATGGTGCAGTCATGGCCTACGGCCTACGCAACCTGGCCGATCCCGCGGCGGGGCTGCAGGAATTGCGGCGCTTGCTCCGTCCCGGCGGGCGGGCCGCTGTTCTTGATTTCAACCGGGCCCTCGACCCCCAGGGGCTGACGGCCCAGTTCCAGCGCTTTTACTTGCGTCAGTTGGTCGTACCCCTGGCCAAGCGGGCAGGCCTGGAGGCTCAGTACGCCTACCTAGAGGACAGCCTGGCGCGATTCCCTACTGGGCCCCAGCAAGAGGAGTTGGCTCGGGAGGCGGGCTTCAGCCAGGCCCAGCATCAGCTGCTGGCGGGCGGGCAGATGGGGCTGCTGCAGTTGATTGCCTAG
- a CDS encoding iron uptake porin → MPRPPRLRALLLGSVFGTGLSVSQPAPAAELEQVSTISQFLDVQPSDWAYQALSNLIERYGCVAGYPNGSFDGNRAVSRYEAAALLNACLDRVTEVTDALKRLTQEFARELAVLRGRVDALDAKVGVLEALQFSTTTKLSGLAVFVVGGNQFYGTAQNRTVNGCPDISDVEESDPQFLQYGVEQAKRCFGAATFNYELELFSDTSFSGKDLLRLVLRTGNFTLASNSFGGPFPAPTNLSQLEIAFQEIGKPNEVSIDRLFYQFPAGDFTVSLGGRVGQEDMLAIWPSVYPRQTVLDVTTLNGAPEAYNKNLGTGAGLWWQKAGFAVSANYVADRGGLGSPGVGGIATSGSGGTGTVQLGYSHDRFGLAGIYSQIQNQTPWIGYGTNFLTGSQLQNPGTTAAYGLSGYWVPADDGWVPSLSAGFGINTTTYEAGVESDGLAKNSRSWNLGLNWSNALVKGNSAGMAVGQATYATSLYGDRGANDANYVWEWWYSIQVSDNLAVTPALFYLSRPQGENTPAGERFDQLGALVKTTFRF, encoded by the coding sequence ATGCCCCGTCCCCCACGGCTCCGTGCGCTCCTGTTGGGGAGCGTCTTTGGGACCGGGCTGAGCGTGAGCCAACCCGCTCCCGCGGCAGAACTCGAGCAGGTCAGCACGATCAGCCAGTTCTTAGATGTTCAGCCGAGTGACTGGGCCTATCAAGCGCTCAGCAACCTGATCGAGCGTTATGGCTGCGTGGCCGGCTACCCCAACGGCAGCTTTGACGGAAACCGAGCGGTGAGCCGCTACGAGGCAGCAGCCCTACTGAACGCCTGCCTCGATCGGGTCACGGAGGTGACCGACGCGCTCAAACGCCTCACCCAGGAATTCGCGCGGGAACTGGCCGTGTTGCGGGGCCGGGTCGATGCCCTCGACGCCAAGGTGGGCGTGCTCGAGGCCCTGCAGTTCTCCACGACCACCAAGCTCTCGGGCCTAGCGGTCTTCGTAGTGGGCGGGAACCAGTTCTATGGAACGGCCCAAAACAGAACCGTGAACGGGTGTCCCGACATCAGCGATGTCGAAGAGAGCGACCCGCAATTTCTGCAGTACGGGGTGGAGCAAGCCAAACGCTGCTTTGGCGCCGCCACCTTCAACTACGAACTCGAGCTCTTCTCCGACACCAGCTTCAGCGGCAAGGACCTGCTGCGCCTAGTGCTGCGGACGGGCAACTTCACGCTGGCCAGCAACAGCTTCGGCGGCCCCTTCCCCGCACCCACCAACCTCTCCCAGTTGGAGATTGCTTTTCAAGAAATCGGCAAGCCCAACGAGGTCTCGATCGATCGGCTCTTCTATCAATTCCCTGCCGGCGATTTCACCGTCTCCCTCGGCGGCCGCGTCGGTCAGGAAGACATGCTGGCGATCTGGCCGAGCGTCTACCCCAGACAAACGGTCCTCGATGTCACCACCTTGAACGGTGCGCCTGAGGCCTACAACAAAAACCTCGGCACCGGGGCGGGCCTCTGGTGGCAGAAGGCTGGCTTCGCCGTCAGCGCCAACTACGTCGCGGACCGCGGCGGCCTCGGCAGCCCAGGCGTCGGCGGGATCGCCACCTCAGGCTCCGGCGGCACCGGAACCGTCCAGCTCGGCTACAGCCACGATCGTTTTGGCCTAGCGGGGATCTACTCCCAAATCCAGAACCAAACCCCCTGGATTGGCTACGGCACCAACTTCCTGACCGGCAGCCAACTCCAGAATCCCGGCACCACGGCGGCCTACGGCCTGAGCGGCTACTGGGTCCCGGCAGACGACGGCTGGGTCCCCTCGCTGAGCGCGGGCTTCGGCATCAACACCACGACCTACGAGGCCGGGGTGGAGAGCGATGGGCTTGCCAAGAACAGCCGCTCCTGGAACCTCGGCCTGAATTGGAGCAATGCCCTGGTGAAGGGCAACAGCGCCGGCATGGCAGTCGGTCAGGCCACCTACGCCACCAGCCTCTATGGCGACCGGGGTGCCAACGACGCCAACTACGTCTGGGAGTGGTGGTACTCCATCCAGGTCAGCGACAACCTCGCGGTGACCCCAGCGCTCTTCTATCTGAGCCGGCCCCAGGGGGAGAACACACCGGCCGGCGAGAGATTCGATCAGCTGGGGGCCCTGGTCAAAACCACCTTCCGCTTCTGA
- a CDS encoding kinase — protein sequence MSSPLERCREIAGFEVLVGALGYDSLADWVARWAANDGLSLAREAWPVGVDFTWMASVGLPLLDQLQQFQGRSLLGLAAMPGCGKSTLCAWVKAAAAHLGMAVEVVSLDDFYFEGQALDAAMDGNPWRAPRGIPGSHDVELLLRCLRQWRSEGSCEAPVFDKALRQGRGDRAGTRLLKADLLILEGWFVGAGPWAAASHGEESADLTPLTQAELAYRPVIQRNVLPYQEVWRQLDGLWQLSPTTLSTVTGWKRQQNLSQQQQTGSGLAEHELETMTRSLQVCIPESALVSGRSADVVLRVNAQRQVEEVRLAGG from the coding sequence TTGAGCTCGCCCCTGGAGCGCTGCCGGGAGATCGCTGGTTTTGAGGTGTTGGTTGGCGCCTTGGGCTACGACTCCCTGGCCGATTGGGTGGCCCGTTGGGCGGCCAACGATGGACTCTCTCTTGCCCGCGAGGCCTGGCCCGTTGGGGTCGACTTCACCTGGATGGCGTCGGTGGGCTTGCCCCTGCTGGATCAACTGCAGCAGTTCCAAGGACGCTCCCTACTGGGTTTGGCGGCGATGCCGGGCTGCGGTAAATCCACCCTCTGCGCCTGGGTCAAGGCGGCAGCGGCCCACTTGGGGATGGCCGTTGAGGTGGTGTCCCTCGATGACTTCTATTTCGAAGGCCAGGCACTGGATGCGGCAATGGACGGCAACCCTTGGCGGGCACCCCGGGGCATTCCTGGTAGCCACGATGTGGAGCTCTTGCTGCGCTGCCTACGGCAATGGCGCAGCGAGGGGTCTTGTGAGGCCCCTGTTTTTGACAAGGCGCTGCGGCAGGGCCGGGGCGATCGTGCGGGTACTCGGCTGCTCAAAGCCGATTTGTTGATCCTGGAGGGCTGGTTTGTTGGAGCCGGTCCTTGGGCAGCGGCCAGTCACGGGGAGGAGAGCGCTGATTTGACTCCCTTGACCCAAGCGGAATTGGCCTACAGGCCCGTCATTCAACGGAACGTCCTTCCCTATCAAGAGGTCTGGCGGCAGCTGGACGGTCTCTGGCAACTGAGCCCCACCACCCTCTCCACGGTGACGGGCTGGAAGCGCCAGCAGAACCTGAGTCAGCAGCAACAGACGGGGTCTGGGCTGGCTGAGCACGAGCTTGAAACCATGACGCGCAGTCTTCAGGTCTGCATCCCGGAATCGGCGCTGGTGTCGGGGCGATCCGCCGATGTCGTGCTGCGGGTCAATGCCCAGCGGCAGGTGGAGGAAGTTCGGCTGGCGGGCGGTTAG
- the hisF gene encoding imidazole glycerol phosphate synthase subunit HisF, whose amino-acid sequence MVAKRIIPCLDVADGRVVKGVNFVGLRDAGDPVELACRYSASGADELVFLDIAASHQGRATLVDLVRRTAEAVTIPFTVGGGISSVEGITELLRAGADKVSLNSSAVRDPELVARGAERFGCQCIVVAIDARRREGGWDVYVKGGRENTGLDAVEWAQRVVALGAGEILLTSMDGDGTQAGYELNLTRAVSDAVDVPVIASGGAGCIDHIAQALDSSASGGHASAALLASLLHDGVLTVEQIKADLLGRGLNIRPLERGSRAA is encoded by the coding sequence ATGGTCGCCAAACGGATCATTCCCTGCCTGGATGTGGCCGATGGCCGGGTGGTGAAGGGGGTGAACTTCGTTGGCTTGCGCGATGCCGGCGATCCCGTGGAGTTGGCTTGTCGCTACAGCGCTTCTGGGGCCGATGAATTGGTCTTTCTCGACATCGCCGCCAGTCACCAGGGGCGAGCCACCCTGGTGGATCTGGTTCGTCGCACCGCCGAGGCGGTCACGATTCCGTTCACCGTGGGTGGTGGGATCAGTTCTGTTGAGGGCATCACGGAATTGCTGCGGGCTGGGGCCGACAAGGTGAGCCTCAATTCATCGGCGGTCCGTGATCCAGAGCTGGTGGCCCGCGGGGCCGAACGCTTTGGTTGTCAGTGCATTGTTGTGGCGATTGATGCCCGTCGCCGAGAAGGGGGCTGGGACGTGTACGTCAAAGGGGGCCGTGAGAACACAGGTCTGGATGCGGTCGAGTGGGCACAGCGTGTGGTGGCGCTGGGCGCTGGGGAGATCCTGCTGACCTCGATGGATGGGGATGGAACCCAGGCGGGCTACGAGCTGAACCTCACCCGGGCGGTCTCCGATGCCGTGGATGTACCGGTGATCGCCAGCGGCGGGGCCGGTTGCATCGACCACATCGCCCAGGCCCTGGATTCCTCAGCCTCTGGAGGCCATGCCTCAGCGGCCTTGCTGGCGTCCTTGCTGCATGACGGCGTGCTGACGGTCGAGCAAATCAAAGCTGATTTGTTGGGGCGTGGCCTGAACATCCGCCCGCTTGAGAGGGGGTCGCGCGCCGCTTAA
- a CDS encoding transglycosylase domain-containing protein — MKHRRRRQLISAGLVGAGAGLAVGLTQAVVTRGVDSLLPNVRGVSSYNRPGTLTLLASDGQVIQKLGPATREKLVTGQMPLLVQRAFIAAEDRRFYEHDGIDPIGIGRAMVRNISSGSVEEGASTITQQLARTVFLSQDRTIIRKLKEALLAGKLERQLSKEQILQQYLNYVYLGAGAYGVSDAAWIYFSKTPSELNLPEAALIAGLPPAPSVYSPLVNPDLALQRRAIVLRRMREAGFIDDLQFASANGSPLLLKPAEPKYFTSRAPYFTSWVAQELPNLLSKEQLEVGGLTIRTSLNIDWQEKAQNTINRHTPGAMEGAVVSMEPGTGLVRSMVGGKNFNDSQFNRASQALRSPGSTFKLFVYLSALKEGMKPEDKITDRKVCYGGYCPKNFKDKYFGTVPLWMALQNSLNTVSVSLLKQVGFDKVIATANSLGITKGLGRFYPLGVGATEQTVLDMTAAYAGIFNRGVYIKPTPFEEILGPGGELLWSRRVNGDPGKRVVPSDIADAMLWMLQKVVSGGTGYGAVPPGRPAAGKTGTSEGGRDLWFIGGVPQLVTGLWLGYDNNKETKSTSSRAVVAWSQYMAPILKELPVEQFPPKPVLKGKFNPLKALTKNLKLVKPEEEETTVEETTEETTAPSGPSQPGLNTPAPARPAKRQDPCGSMQTNPRYVDCRFDLLDRRRSAPKPAAPAPPAP; from the coding sequence GTGAAGCACAGGCGCCGGCGGCAGCTGATCTCAGCCGGTCTCGTTGGAGCTGGTGCTGGTCTGGCTGTGGGGCTGACCCAGGCGGTCGTGACCCGCGGCGTCGACAGCCTGCTGCCGAACGTTCGCGGCGTCAGCAGCTACAACCGCCCCGGCACCCTGACCTTGCTTGCCAGCGATGGCCAGGTCATCCAGAAGCTGGGCCCCGCCACCCGGGAGAAGCTGGTCACCGGCCAAATGCCCCTGCTGGTTCAGCGCGCCTTCATCGCCGCAGAGGACCGGCGCTTCTACGAGCACGACGGCATCGATCCGATCGGGATCGGCCGGGCGATGGTGCGCAACATCTCCAGCGGCTCTGTCGAAGAAGGCGCCAGCACGATCACGCAACAGCTGGCCCGCACGGTCTTCCTGAGCCAGGACCGAACGATCATCCGCAAGCTCAAAGAGGCCCTGCTCGCCGGAAAGCTCGAGCGCCAACTGAGCAAGGAGCAGATCCTTCAGCAGTACCTCAACTACGTCTATCTCGGCGCTGGGGCCTATGGGGTTTCCGATGCGGCCTGGATCTACTTCTCAAAAACCCCATCCGAGCTAAACCTGCCGGAGGCGGCGCTGATTGCAGGCTTACCGCCAGCCCCCTCGGTCTACTCACCGCTAGTCAATCCCGATCTAGCCCTGCAGCGCCGGGCGATTGTGCTTCGCCGGATGCGCGAAGCGGGCTTCATTGACGACCTGCAGTTCGCCAGCGCCAATGGCTCACCGCTGCTACTGAAGCCGGCCGAGCCCAAGTACTTCACCAGCCGCGCGCCGTACTTCACCAGTTGGGTCGCCCAGGAACTACCCAACCTCCTTTCGAAGGAACAACTGGAAGTGGGCGGCCTGACGATTCGCACCAGCTTGAACATCGACTGGCAGGAGAAGGCCCAGAACACCATCAACCGCCACACCCCAGGGGCGATGGAAGGAGCAGTGGTTTCGATGGAACCAGGGACCGGGTTGGTCCGCTCAATGGTGGGCGGCAAGAACTTCAACGACAGTCAGTTCAACCGGGCCTCCCAAGCGCTGCGCTCCCCTGGTTCCACCTTCAAGTTGTTCGTCTATCTCTCGGCCCTCAAGGAGGGCATGAAGCCAGAGGACAAGATCACGGACCGCAAGGTCTGCTACGGCGGCTACTGCCCAAAAAACTTCAAGGACAAGTACTTCGGCACCGTCCCGCTCTGGATGGCACTGCAGAACTCACTCAACACCGTGTCGGTGAGCCTGCTCAAACAGGTGGGCTTCGACAAGGTGATCGCCACCGCCAACAGCCTGGGGATCACCAAAGGGCTGGGCCGCTTCTACCCGCTTGGGGTGGGCGCCACCGAGCAGACCGTGCTGGATATGACGGCGGCCTATGCGGGGATCTTCAACCGCGGGGTGTACATCAAACCCACCCCGTTTGAGGAAATCCTGGGCCCAGGCGGAGAACTGCTCTGGAGCCGCCGGGTCAACGGTGATCCAGGCAAACGCGTAGTGCCAAGTGACATTGCCGACGCGATGCTCTGGATGCTGCAGAAGGTTGTCAGCGGCGGCACGGGCTATGGGGCGGTTCCACCCGGTCGACCTGCTGCTGGCAAAACGGGCACCTCTGAAGGGGGCCGTGACCTCTGGTTCATCGGCGGCGTACCCCAGCTGGTTACCGGCCTCTGGTTGGGCTACGACAACAACAAGGAGACCAAGAGCACCAGCTCCCGCGCTGTGGTGGCCTGGTCGCAATACATGGCACCGATCCTCAAAGAACTGCCGGTGGAGCAGTTCCCGCCGAAGCCCGTGCTGAAGGGCAAGTTCAACCCACTCAAGGCCCTCACCAAAAACCTCAAGTTGGTGAAACCCGAGGAGGAGGAGACCACGGTGGAGGAGACCACTGAGGAGACCACGGCTCCGTCCGGTCCAAGCCAACCCGGCCTGAACACGCCGGCTCCAGCTCGTCCAGCGAAGCGCCAGGACCCCTGCGGCAGCATGCAGACCAACCCCCGCTACGTCGACTGCCGCTTCGATCTGCTGGATCGCCGCCGCAGCGCGCCCAAACCTGCTGCCCCGGCACCGCCAGCCCCTTAA
- a CDS encoding DUF2862 domain-containing protein, with product MSQAAITVGSKVRVTRVRDRIPADLVSALQSDATGTVKDFKVTDGKGIGVVVELSNGTTTWFFDDEITAA from the coding sequence ATGTCCCAGGCTGCCATCACCGTCGGCTCGAAGGTGCGGGTCACCCGGGTGCGCGATCGCATCCCCGCCGACCTGGTTTCCGCCCTCCAAAGCGATGCCACCGGCACCGTTAAGGACTTCAAGGTCACCGATGGCAAAGGCATCGGTGTGGTGGTTGAGCTGAGCAACGGAACCACCACCTGGTTCTTCGACGACGAGATCACCGCCGCCTAA
- a CDS encoding ComEC/Rec2 family competence protein — MLLSGGALVALSLGVLPLSLVPQLALAVVLGLLQCGWARRQRWSFSQLLAWLLALLLLGGWGWMGRPQPSASDPIHWIPPSQQSQPVQVEARLLQDPRGMGASCQALAELPQGRVRLRFLSCPELQQGWRLQLEGRLRRLRGGPHPLLPGAAERLAGKGVWSELRVERWQLIARPPTPMADGRRRIATELRRVGGEEPGGLLAALVLGQAMVTLPASLKESFRAAGLSHALAASGFHLSVLLGAVLLVTRRAPALIRWPAAFGAMGVFGLLAGGQASVVRALLMGAMAFVLKESGRGARPLFSLLLCLLLMLVLRPSWLLDVGFQLSAAATAGLILSAGPLEERLRRWLPRWAAAAMALPLAASLWTLPLQLLHFGVVPSYAVLANVLAAPLLTPLTLGAMAMALTAVLMPPLLGLLGALMVPMAQLLLALVQLMARLPMAQLPIGQLGVLLVLLLLAGLLPWLLPAGRRWRLLALPLLPLAVGLRSWQQSRDQLLLVRQAPRQWLVVRHQGRAGLVSLKADPSSCRRAQQLAQGLGVARFDWLLLLDPLPQEPNPCWSRLAHTTVDRLWPGQQLHSPGLSVSRISPYSQGLSFRAGRQRWLVLPDRQAWWSWLRQGRGGGSVWLGFVPSPREVQALRGLQAWWPTAGSTSGWHQS, encoded by the coding sequence TTGCTGCTCTCGGGCGGGGCCTTAGTGGCCCTGTCCCTTGGAGTCCTGCCGCTGTCGCTGGTCCCTCAGCTGGCCCTGGCGGTGGTGTTGGGTCTGCTGCAGTGCGGCTGGGCTCGCCGGCAGCGCTGGTCCTTCTCCCAGCTGTTGGCCTGGCTGCTGGCCCTGCTGTTGCTGGGTGGTTGGGGCTGGATGGGACGGCCCCAACCTTCGGCCTCTGACCCGATTCATTGGATCCCGCCTTCTCAGCAGTCGCAGCCGGTCCAGGTGGAGGCGCGGCTGCTGCAGGACCCGCGAGGAATGGGTGCGTCCTGTCAGGCCTTGGCCGAACTTCCGCAGGGGCGGGTTCGTCTGCGCTTTCTCTCCTGCCCAGAGTTGCAGCAGGGCTGGCGTTTGCAACTGGAGGGCCGACTGAGGCGGCTGCGCGGCGGACCGCACCCGCTGCTGCCTGGGGCGGCGGAACGGCTCGCGGGCAAAGGGGTCTGGAGTGAACTGCGGGTTGAGCGTTGGCAGCTGATCGCCCGCCCGCCCACGCCGATGGCGGATGGTCGCCGCCGGATTGCTACGGAGCTGCGGCGGGTTGGTGGGGAGGAACCCGGCGGGCTGCTGGCGGCTTTGGTGTTGGGGCAAGCGATGGTGACGCTGCCCGCGAGCCTGAAGGAATCCTTCCGGGCGGCGGGCCTCTCCCATGCCCTGGCGGCTAGTGGGTTTCATCTGAGCGTGCTGCTGGGCGCCGTGCTGCTGGTGACTCGCCGCGCTCCTGCATTGATCCGTTGGCCGGCGGCCTTCGGTGCGATGGGTGTGTTTGGACTTCTGGCGGGCGGTCAGGCCTCCGTGGTTCGCGCTCTGTTGATGGGGGCGATGGCGTTTGTCCTGAAGGAGAGCGGTCGCGGCGCTCGTCCGCTGTTCTCGCTCTTGCTCTGCCTGCTGCTGATGTTGGTGTTGCGGCCGAGCTGGCTTCTGGATGTGGGCTTTCAGCTGAGTGCGGCCGCCACGGCTGGCCTGATCCTCTCGGCCGGTCCCCTGGAGGAGCGACTGCGCAGGTGGCTCCCCCGTTGGGCGGCTGCCGCGATGGCGCTCCCTCTGGCCGCTTCGCTCTGGACCCTGCCGTTGCAGCTGCTGCATTTCGGCGTGGTGCCCAGTTACGCGGTCCTGGCCAATGTCCTGGCGGCTCCGTTGCTGACACCGCTGACCTTGGGGGCGATGGCGATGGCCCTGACTGCGGTGCTGATGCCACCCCTACTCGGGTTGCTGGGTGCGCTGATGGTGCCGATGGCACAGCTGTTGCTGGCTTTGGTGCAGCTGATGGCCCGCTTGCCGATGGCCCAGTTGCCGATCGGACAGCTAGGGGTGCTCCTGGTGTTGCTTCTGCTGGCGGGGCTGCTGCCCTGGCTGCTTCCGGCCGGTCGCCGTTGGCGTCTGCTGGCGCTGCCGCTGCTTCCCCTGGCGGTTGGCCTGCGCTCCTGGCAGCAGAGCCGGGACCAACTGCTGCTGGTTCGCCAGGCTCCGCGCCAGTGGCTGGTCGTCCGCCACCAGGGCCGGGCCGGTCTGGTGAGCCTGAAGGCCGACCCCAGCAGTTGCCGCCGCGCTCAGCAACTGGCCCAGGGGCTGGGGGTTGCGCGCTTCGATTGGCTGCTCTTGCTTGATCCACTGCCTCAAGAGCCCAATCCCTGTTGGTCGCGCTTGGCCCACACCACGGTCGATCGCCTCTGGCCTGGGCAACAGCTGCACAGCCCAGGGCTCTCGGTGAGTCGCATCAGTCCCTATAGCCAGGGCCTCTCCTTCAGGGCAGGGCGACAGCGTTGGTTGGTGCTTCCCGATCGGCAGGCCTGGTGGAGCTGGCTGCGGCAGGGCCGCGGCGGCGGCTCGGTCTGGTTGGGGTTTGTTCCCAGTCCCCGGGAGGTGCAGGCCTTACGCGGACTTCAGGCCTGGTGGCCCACTGCCGGTTCCACCAGCGGATGGCACCAGAGCTGA
- the chlG gene encoding chlorophyll synthase ChlG yields the protein MKGASGTTNIWKIRLQLMKPVTWIPLIWGVLCGAAASGNFHWTFPEVGASIACMVMSGPLLAGFTQTINDYYDREIDAINEPYRPIPSGAIPLWQVKAQIWVLLLAGLGVAYGLDLWAGHDTPVLFLLALGGSFVSYIYSAPPLKLKQNGWLGNYALGASYIALPWWAGQALFGHLTWTTAILTLAYSLAGLGIAVVNDFKSVEGDRALGLQSLPVAFGIEKASWISAGMIDVFQLAMVAVLIAIGQHFAAVLLVLLIVPQITFQDIWLLRDPVAFDVKYQASAQPFLVLGMLVTALAIGHSDLVVM from the coding sequence ATGAAAGGTGCCAGCGGCACCACCAATATCTGGAAGATCCGTCTTCAGCTGATGAAGCCGGTCACCTGGATTCCTTTGATCTGGGGGGTTCTCTGCGGAGCAGCGGCTTCCGGGAACTTCCACTGGACCTTTCCTGAGGTCGGAGCCTCTATCGCCTGCATGGTGATGAGTGGCCCCTTGCTGGCTGGGTTCACCCAGACCATCAACGACTACTACGACCGCGAAATCGACGCGATCAACGAGCCCTACCGGCCCATCCCCTCAGGTGCGATCCCCCTCTGGCAGGTCAAGGCTCAGATCTGGGTCCTGCTGCTGGCCGGCCTTGGTGTGGCCTACGGCCTGGACCTCTGGGCAGGCCACGACACCCCGGTGCTGTTCCTGCTCGCCCTGGGTGGTTCGTTTGTCAGCTACATCTATTCCGCCCCCCCGCTCAAGCTCAAGCAAAACGGCTGGCTGGGGAACTACGCCCTGGGCGCCAGCTACATCGCCCTGCCCTGGTGGGCCGGCCAGGCACTCTTCGGTCACCTGACCTGGACCACCGCGATCTTGACCCTGGCCTATTCCCTGGCCGGTCTCGGCATTGCAGTGGTCAATGACTTCAAGAGCGTCGAAGGCGATCGCGCCCTGGGCCTCCAGTCCCTCCCAGTGGCCTTTGGCATCGAGAAAGCCAGCTGGATCAGCGCCGGAATGATTGATGTCTTCCAGCTGGCGATGGTGGCGGTTCTGATCGCCATCGGCCAACATTTCGCTGCCGTCCTCCTGGTGCTGTTGATCGTCCCCCAGATCACCTTCCAGGACATCTGGCTGCTGCGCGATCCCGTGGCCTTCGACGTGAAGTATCAAGCCAGCGCCCAGCCCTTTCTGGTCCTCGGCATGCTGGTCACGGCTCTGGCAATCGGGCACAGCGACCTGGTGGTGATGTGA
- the glyQ gene encoding glycine--tRNA ligase subunit alpha translates to MHFQDIIQTLNRFWAERGCLILQPYDTEKGAGTMSPHTVLRAIGPEPWAVAYPEPCRRPTDGRYGDNPNRAQHYFQYQVLIKPSPDAIQETYLASLEALGIRAKDHDIRFVEDNWESPTLGAWGVGWEVWLDGMEVTQFTYFQQCGGIDCRPVSIEITYGLERLAMYLQDVESIWDLSWDGNRSYGDIWLPFEKGQCTYNFEASNPERLKQLFAIYEAEAADLVAKKLPAPALDFVLKCSHTFNLLEARGVISVTERTATIGRIRNLARQVAEAWLEEREALGFPLLKQEAAVAA, encoded by the coding sequence GTGCATTTCCAGGACATCATCCAGACCCTGAACCGCTTCTGGGCTGAGCGGGGTTGCCTGATCCTTCAGCCCTATGACACGGAGAAGGGTGCCGGGACGATGAGCCCCCACACGGTGCTGCGCGCCATCGGGCCGGAGCCTTGGGCGGTGGCCTACCCCGAGCCCTGTCGCCGGCCCACCGATGGCCGCTATGGCGATAACCCGAACCGCGCCCAGCACTACTTCCAGTACCAGGTGCTGATTAAGCCCAGCCCGGATGCCATCCAGGAGACCTATTTGGCCTCGCTGGAGGCCCTGGGCATCCGCGCCAAGGACCACGACATTCGCTTCGTCGAGGACAACTGGGAGTCCCCCACCCTCGGCGCCTGGGGTGTGGGCTGGGAGGTCTGGCTGGATGGCATGGAGGTGACCCAGTTCACCTACTTCCAGCAGTGCGGCGGCATCGATTGCCGGCCGGTCTCGATCGAGATCACCTATGGCCTGGAGCGCCTCGCGATGTACCTCCAGGACGTGGAGAGCATCTGGGATCTCTCCTGGGATGGCAACCGCTCCTACGGCGACATCTGGTTGCCGTTTGAGAAGGGTCAGTGCACCTACAACTTCGAGGCCTCCAACCCGGAGCGCCTCAAGCAGCTGTTCGCGATCTATGAGGCTGAGGCCGCGGACCTGGTGGCGAAGAAGCTGCCCGCCCCGGCCCTGGACTTCGTGCTGAAGTGCAGCCACACCTTCAACCTGCTGGAGGCCCGCGGGGTGATCTCGGTGACCGAGCGCACCGCCACGATCGGCCGGATCCGCAACCTGGCCCGGCAGGTGGCTGAGGCTTGGTTGGAGGAACGCGAAGCCCTGGGCTTCCCGCTGCTCAAGCAAGAGGCGGCGGTAGCGGCCTAA